A single Phragmites australis chromosome 4, lpPhrAust1.1, whole genome shotgun sequence DNA region contains:
- the LOC133916039 gene encoding uncharacterized protein LOC133916039, translated as MGRRGGGRKPRDFATFRLFPRDGAADPNDRVFVRVDNNAYTVPGFADEDSFDPSLSDPSADADHLSSSASGPLPEHVRCQILELGLPDDGYNYLFHLRELRPSPAAASSPVPSSTARPEPLPLDVKAYDASRVRVGPREDDLDEGKTMCKVATKTALVRRVERAVDPDVARLLDESDVSHGGSEDEGLEEDFVVMANRAEGDEEVEEEEEEGNDVFSDVEDGEEFENAEDEPKPRVQRLLDEQFDLLALEEYGDSDDDGRGVRDGEYELPSEVIDELKLFHTQNVCVDEEYRTPADFVRRKLDSSTADEVDESTNVIKKCAEYAERYLNEAAEEEEVVLVSESSDESEVWDCETIVSTYSNLDNHPGKIETPGNPRKWLPRVFPGETATTNDIIKLQGKEKLPVDYLPQRKRNGVKEKKVKPAEASSAASFKKEAQKETKEEKKARKAAVKGEKREARKAKKELKGLYKSETQKAQRVAAVTGPSSIRLM; from the exons atgggaAGAAGAGGAGGCGGCCGCAAGCCCCGCGACTTCGCGACCTTCCGCCTCTTCCCCCGCGACGGCGCCGCCGACCCCAACGACCGCGTCTTCGTCCGTGTCGACAACAACGCCTACACCGTCCCCGGCTTCGCCGACGAGGACTCCTTCGACCCCTCCCTGTCCGACCCCTCCGCCGATGCCGACCACCTCTCTTCCTCCGCCTCCGGCCCTCTCCCTGAACACGTCCGCTGCCAGATCCTCGAGCTCGGCCTCCCAGACGACGGCTACAACTACCTCTTCCACCTCCGCGAGCTCCGCCCttctcccgccgccgcctcatcTCCCGTCCccagctccaccgcccgccCCGAGCCCCTCCCCCTCGACGTCAAG GCGTATGATGCAAGTAGGGTACGGGTTGGCCCCAGAGAGGATGACTTGGACGAGGGGAAGACGATGTGTAAGGTGGCTACGAAGACGGCGCTGGTGAGGCGGGTGGAGAGGGCTGTCGACCCTGATGTTGCAAGGTTGCTTGATGAGAGCGATGTGTCTCATGGCGGGTCAGAGGATGAGGGGTTGGAGGAGGATTTTGTCGTCATGGCGAACCGGGCTGAGGGggatgaggaggtggaggaggaagaggaagaagggaaTGATGTGTTCAGTGATGTGGAAGACGGGGAAGAGTTTGAGAATGCAGAGGATGAGCCCAAGCCGAGAGTGCAGCGATTGCTGGATGAACAGTTTGATCTG CTTGCTTTGGAAGAATATGGTGACAGCGATGATGATGGCAGAGGTGTTAGAGATGGGGAATATGAACTGCCAAGTGAAGTTATAGATGAATTGAAATTGTTCCACACTCAAAATGTATGTGTTGATGAAGAATATAGAACACCGGCAGATTTTGTTCGTAGAAAACTTGACTCAAGCACAGCAGATGAGGTGGATGAATCTACTAATGTAATAAAAAAGTGTGCTGAatatgctgaaaggtatttgaATGAAGCtgcagaggaagaagaggttgTACTGGTTTCAGAAAGCAGTGACGAATCTGAAGTTTGGGACTGTGAGACCATTGTTTCTACATACTCTAACCTTGACAACCACCCTGGAAAAATTGAAACTCCAGGAAATCCTAGGAAGTGGCTTCCTAGAGTTTTCCCTGGAGAAACAGCTACAACGAATGATATCATCAAGCTTCAGGGGAAAGAGAAACTTCCAGTAGATTACCTACCTCAAAGGAAAAGAAATGGTGTGAAAGAGAAGAAAGTAAAGCCAGCAGAAGCTTCAAGTGCTGCAAGTTTTAAAAAAGAAGCTCAGAAGGAaacaaaggaagaaaagaaggcaAGAAAG GCAGCAGTGAAAGGGGAGAAGAGAGAAGCACGGAAAGCAAAGAAAGAGCTCAAAGGCTTGTATAAATCTGAAACACAGAAGGCTCAAAGAGTTGCTGCTGTTACAGGACCATCTTCCATACGGCTAAT GTAA